The following coding sequences are from one Epilithonimonas vandammei window:
- a CDS encoding lysophospholipid acyltransferase family protein, with translation MNQFLFSILLLISRFPLKVLYFFSDIMFLLNYYVIGYRKDVVLENLRNAFPEKSDKKIKNISKLFFSNFCDYLAEMLKAFTISETESRVRMQHLNQQLFHDAKAEGKNIILLSGHVFNWEWFNALATIIPQKNCHPVYRKMNSTFWEQKIKMVRNRFNNKSLEANEVIKHIFRTPNDGDSVYMFVADQTPHSSHVNYGLKFLNQKTPAFIGYDKLSTRMDMVFVYCEMKKVKRGFYQVNYHRIYPDGERFVEYEVVRKFHKLLENTIRKRPDNWLWSHRRWKYKDAIKKYDE, from the coding sequence TTGAATCAATTCCTATTTAGCATATTATTATTGATTTCCAGATTTCCTTTAAAAGTATTATATTTCTTTTCGGATATAATGTTTTTATTGAATTATTACGTCATTGGATATAGAAAAGATGTTGTATTGGAAAATCTGAGAAATGCTTTTCCTGAAAAATCAGATAAGAAAATAAAAAATATTTCTAAACTTTTCTTTTCTAATTTCTGTGATTATCTAGCTGAGATGCTAAAAGCCTTCACAATCTCCGAGACAGAATCCAGAGTCAGGATGCAGCATTTGAATCAGCAACTATTCCACGATGCAAAAGCTGAAGGAAAAAATATAATTTTATTATCCGGACACGTTTTTAACTGGGAATGGTTTAATGCCTTGGCAACTATTATTCCTCAGAAAAACTGTCATCCTGTTTACAGAAAAATGAACAGTACATTCTGGGAGCAAAAAATAAAAATGGTTCGCAACAGGTTTAATAATAAATCTTTGGAAGCCAATGAAGTAATAAAACATATTTTTCGAACTCCAAATGATGGAGATTCTGTTTATATGTTTGTCGCAGATCAAACACCACATTCCTCGCACGTCAATTACGGTTTAAAATTTCTAAATCAGAAAACGCCAGCGTTCATTGGGTATGATAAACTTTCTACGAGGATGGATATGGTATTCGTATACTGTGAGATGAAAAAAGTGAAAAGAGGATTTTATCAGGTCAATTATCATAGAATTTATCCGGATGGTGAACGGTTTGTAGAATACGAGGTAGTGAGAAAGTTTCATAAATTGCTTGAAAATACCATTAGAAAAAGACCAGATAACTGGCTGTGGTCACACAGAAGGTGGAAATATAAGGATGCAATTAAAAAATATGATGAATAA
- a CDS encoding thioredoxin family protein: MKKTIHKLVLVSSLLTLSFYSSQSSVNSLSKEQIEAKKKAAAEEKAKLPKPYHPEANAALDIKKAINQAKKEHKNVMIQAGGNWCIWCLRFNDYVQKTPELKKIVDDNYVYYHLNWSPENKNEKIFATYGNPGDQFGYPVFIVLDENGNQIHTQDSGVLEDGTGYSLEKVKDFFTAWTPKK, encoded by the coding sequence ATGAAAAAAACAATTCATAAATTGGTTTTAGTTTCTAGCTTATTGACATTATCTTTTTACAGTTCGCAATCCTCGGTAAACAGTTTGTCTAAAGAGCAAATTGAGGCTAAGAAAAAAGCTGCTGCAGAAGAAAAAGCAAAATTGCCAAAGCCATATCATCCAGAAGCCAATGCCGCTTTGGATATAAAGAAAGCTATAAATCAAGCTAAGAAAGAACATAAAAATGTGATGATCCAAGCAGGCGGTAATTGGTGTATATGGTGTTTAAGATTCAATGATTACGTTCAGAAAACACCGGAGCTGAAGAAAATCGTTGATGATAACTATGTGTATTATCATCTGAACTGGTCACCAGAAAATAAAAACGAAAAAATCTTTGCTACTTATGGTAATCCTGGAGATCAATTTGGTTATCCAGTTTTTATAGTTCTTGATGAAAATGGCAATCAAATTCATACTCAAGACAGCGGAGTTCTGGAAGATGGAACTGGCTATAGTCTGGAAAAAGTAAAAGATTTCTTTACAGCCTGGACGCCCAAAAAATAA
- a CDS encoding IS1182 family transposase, which yields MNFKHYNQNQLVLFPYSFEELIPDNHPVRIVNDILERINIDPLLKAYSKEGNPSYHPVMMLKVMVFAYMNNIYSSRKIEKALRENINFMWLSNMSIVDHNTVNRFRAHKLEAAFKDIFSQVVLLLAEEGLVSLKQVFVDGTKIEAQSNRYTFVWANAIKTNKEKMLRQLEDLWKYAQSVAREEDKDPEPPEFKEISKEKIQQTVENINAKLKGSDRKTDSDKKAKAKLNYIKNNFEKNLDKYEAQEAILKERNSYSKTDEDATFMRMKDDHMQNGQLKPAYNAQISTENQIIVNYTIHQQTNDFNTLEHHLKNFEKLYGEKRLAELEELTADAGYGSEQNYELLEQNNITPYVKYNTFDKEQDAHYQAKHKTFSKENLHYNQEKDYYVCAMGQKMEKTHVSTRKTKTGYPQKLSHYQAKNCDGCPIRGVCHSSKENRSVERNHHLEQYKEKIRELLNSQEGIKKRRQRSVEVEPVFAHLKHCNNFKRFTLKGLKKVELEFGLHALAHNLRKKVA from the coding sequence ATGAATTTCAAGCATTATAACCAAAATCAGCTGGTGCTGTTTCCTTATAGTTTTGAGGAGTTGATTCCCGATAATCATCCTGTTCGGATTGTCAATGATATTTTGGAGAGGATCAATATAGACCCGCTGCTAAAAGCCTACAGCAAAGAGGGAAATCCCAGCTATCATCCCGTGATGATGCTCAAAGTGATGGTTTTTGCCTATATGAACAACATTTATTCCTCCCGGAAAATCGAAAAAGCACTTCGCGAAAACATCAACTTTATGTGGCTCTCCAATATGAGCATCGTGGATCATAATACCGTGAACAGATTTCGGGCTCACAAGCTTGAAGCGGCTTTCAAAGATATTTTCTCGCAAGTGGTTTTGCTTCTTGCCGAAGAAGGTTTGGTAAGTTTGAAACAGGTTTTTGTGGACGGAACGAAAATCGAAGCCCAGTCAAACCGCTACACTTTTGTGTGGGCCAATGCCATTAAAACCAACAAAGAAAAGATGCTCCGCCAACTAGAGGACCTTTGGAAATATGCCCAAAGCGTGGCAAGGGAAGAGGACAAAGACCCTGAACCGCCGGAATTTAAAGAAATCAGCAAAGAAAAAATTCAGCAAACGGTAGAAAATATCAATGCCAAATTGAAAGGCAGCGACCGCAAGACCGATTCCGACAAAAAAGCTAAAGCCAAGCTGAATTACATTAAAAATAATTTTGAGAAAAACCTCGATAAATACGAAGCTCAGGAAGCGATTTTAAAAGAAAGAAACTCTTACAGCAAGACGGATGAAGACGCCACTTTTATGAGAATGAAGGATGATCACATGCAGAACGGACAACTTAAACCCGCCTACAATGCACAAATTTCTACGGAGAATCAAATCATCGTCAATTATACCATTCATCAGCAGACCAATGACTTCAATACCCTGGAGCATCATCTTAAAAATTTTGAGAAACTCTATGGGGAAAAAAGATTGGCGGAATTAGAAGAACTCACTGCCGATGCAGGTTATGGGAGCGAGCAGAACTATGAATTGCTGGAACAGAACAATATTACACCTTATGTAAAATACAACACCTTCGACAAAGAGCAGGATGCCCATTATCAGGCGAAACACAAAACATTCAGCAAAGAAAATCTGCACTACAATCAGGAAAAAGATTATTACGTCTGTGCGATGGGTCAAAAGATGGAAAAAACGCACGTAAGCACTCGGAAAACCAAGACCGGTTACCCTCAAAAACTCTCGCATTATCAGGCTAAAAACTGTGATGGATGCCCAATCAGAGGCGTTTGTCACAGTTCCAAAGAAAATCGCAGTGTAGAGCGAAACCATCATCTGGAACAGTACAAAGAGAAAATCAGGGAACTATTAAACAGCCAAGAAGGCATTAAAAAACGCAGACAACGCTCGGTTGAAGTAGAACCTGTGTTTGCACATCTGAAACATTGCAACAATTTTAAGCGGTTTACCCTGAAAGGTCTGAAAAAAGTAGAATTGGAGTTCGGATTGCACGCATTAGCACACAATTTAAGAAAGAAAGTTGCCTAA